A region from the Paludicola sp. MB14-C6 genome encodes:
- a CDS encoding hemolysin family protein: MLENPLVWQILLQILLIGLNAVFACAEIAVISMNDNKLAKMASQGDKRAIRLAKLTSQPARFLATIQVAITLSGFLGSAFAADNFSSMLVDGLVNIGVKIPVDTLNTISVILITLILSYFTLVFGELVPKRVAMKKAESLALGLSALISFISKAFAPIVWLLTASTNLLLRLFGIDPNSEDDEVTEEEIRMMVDVGSEKGTIDKTEKEIIQNVFEFDDITAGDIVTHRTEVTLLWMDESNEQWEQTIHESRHSLYPVCNESVDDVIGILDAKSYFRLKEKTREKIMKTCVKPVYFVPESLRADVLFRNMKTNTNHLAVVLDEYGGVSGIVTMNDLVQQLVGDFDDEKLPNEELDIERIDSKTWKVHGTAPLEDVAEQIGIDLPTDEYDTFGGYVFRALGSIPEDGSKFQIEGDGFLIKVIEIKNHRLAKAIVCLT; encoded by the coding sequence ATTTTGGAAAACCCGCTAGTATGGCAAATCTTACTACAAATTTTGTTAATTGGATTGAATGCAGTTTTTGCATGTGCAGAAATTGCAGTCATATCTATGAATGATAATAAACTTGCAAAGATGGCTTCGCAAGGAGATAAACGTGCAATTCGACTTGCAAAGCTAACCTCGCAACCGGCACGCTTTTTAGCAACAATTCAAGTAGCAATTACATTATCCGGCTTCTTAGGGAGTGCATTTGCGGCTGATAACTTTTCAAGTATGCTTGTAGATGGATTGGTAAATATTGGCGTAAAGATTCCGGTTGATACACTGAATACAATTTCCGTTATTTTGATTACATTGATTTTATCTTATTTTACATTAGTGTTTGGAGAATTGGTGCCAAAGAGAGTTGCAATGAAAAAAGCGGAATCATTAGCGTTAGGATTATCTGCTTTGATTAGCTTTATCTCAAAAGCATTTGCACCGATTGTATGGTTGCTAACCGCATCTACTAACTTATTATTGCGATTATTTGGAATCGATCCCAATAGCGAGGATGATGAAGTAACAGAAGAAGAAATACGAATGATGGTGGACGTTGGCAGCGAAAAAGGTACTATTGACAAAACAGAAAAAGAAATAATACAAAATGTATTTGAATTTGACGATATAACAGCTGGTGATATTGTTACACACCGAACAGAAGTCACATTGCTTTGGATGGATGAAAGTAATGAACAATGGGAACAAACCATCCATGAAAGCCGTCACTCACTGTATCCTGTTTGCAACGAAAGCGTAGATGACGTTATCGGAATATTAGATGCTAAAAGTTATTTTCGTTTAAAAGAAAAAACACGGGAAAAGATTATGAAAACCTGTGTGAAGCCCGTATATTTTGTACCCGAAAGCTTACGTGCTGACGTATTGTTTCGCAATATGAAAACCAATACGAATCATCTTGCAGTAGTGTTGGATGAGTATGGTGGCGTTAGCGGAATTGTAACCATGAATGATTTAGTCCAACAGTTAGTCGGCGATTTTGATGATGAAAAATTGCCAAATGAAGAATTGGATATTGAACGTATTGATTCGAAAACATGGAAAGTACATGGTACAGCACCACTTGAAGATGTAGCAGAGCAAATTGGTATTGACTTGCCAACAGATGAATATGATACATTTGGTGGTTACGTGTTTCGTGCTTTAGGCTCTATTCCGGAAGATGGAAGCAAGTTTCAAATAGAAGGCGATGGCTTTTTAATTAAAGTCATAGAAATTAAAAATCATCGTTTGGCAAAAGCTATCGTTTGCTTGACATAA
- a CDS encoding ABC transporter substrate-binding protein has protein sequence MKSKIKVLSLVLAIAMIASMFVACKGKKDETSTADKDSEVNLIWYHWGDKPKQPDAVIAELNKMSKEAIKTTVDFRFTTGDDQKLKTIMSTGGEFDIAFTCAWFANYVVAAQNNQLADLTDKLPKVAPKLWEYIPQNAWDGSRVNGKIYAVPTYKDSAAAQYWTANKEYVIDGAKAEAEFKATGKALSTVTPLLEKVKKYHDESKTPYPHDLTAPFNYNWAGINGHNNGWDTLGLDNLRLGIKIGSNTTKVQNMYEDADYINDLKTLKTWYDNGLVNKGASEVEKEFEFQVVGTGQGWEGAEAIWANGKDYSIVINKKFGPIYTTASIQGSMNGISPNSKKIDRAIKYLEYANTNKDYRNTLAYGIKGTNWKVNDQGQAENLTKDAWQPGAFSQASFFELYPIKPAPANMYTNLKAVNDSAEASPVVGFVPKVDTLQTEIAACQSVIDKQYKYIQTGNVKDVDATVKQINADLKTAGYDKIMAELQKQVDAFVKAK, from the coding sequence TTGAAAAGTAAAATCAAAGTTCTTTCTTTGGTACTTGCTATTGCAATGATCGCATCTATGTTCGTTGCATGTAAAGGAAAGAAAGATGAAACTTCTACTGCTGATAAAGACAGCGAAGTAAACCTAATTTGGTATCACTGGGGTGACAAACCAAAACAACCAGACGCAGTAATTGCTGAACTAAACAAAATGTCTAAAGAAGCAATTAAAACAACTGTAGATTTTAGATTTACAACTGGCGACGACCAAAAGTTAAAAACTATTATGTCAACTGGTGGCGAATTTGATATCGCTTTCACTTGTGCTTGGTTTGCTAACTATGTAGTTGCTGCACAAAACAACCAATTAGCTGACTTAACAGACAAACTACCAAAAGTAGCTCCAAAGCTTTGGGAATACATTCCTCAAAATGCTTGGGATGGTTCAAGAGTAAACGGTAAAATTTACGCTGTACCAACTTACAAAGACTCTGCTGCTGCTCAATACTGGACAGCAAATAAAGAATACGTTATCGATGGTGCAAAAGCAGAAGCTGAATTTAAAGCAACTGGTAAAGCATTATCAACAGTAACTCCTCTATTAGAGAAAGTTAAAAAATATCATGATGAGTCTAAAACTCCATATCCTCATGATTTAACAGCTCCATTTAACTATAACTGGGCTGGCATTAATGGTCACAACAATGGTTGGGATACATTAGGACTAGATAACCTACGTTTAGGTATTAAAATTGGCAGTAATACAACAAAAGTTCAAAACATGTATGAAGATGCTGATTATATCAATGATCTAAAAACATTAAAAACTTGGTATGACAACGGCTTAGTAAACAAAGGCGCTTCTGAAGTTGAAAAAGAATTTGAATTCCAAGTAGTAGGCACAGGCCAAGGCTGGGAAGGTGCTGAAGCTATTTGGGCAAATGGTAAAGACTATTCAATTGTTATTAACAAGAAATTTGGTCCTATCTATACAACAGCTTCTATTCAAGGTTCTATGAACGGTATCAGCCCTAACTCTAAAAAAATTGATAGAGCTATCAAATATTTAGAGTACGCTAATACAAACAAAGATTACAGAAACACATTAGCTTACGGTATTAAAGGTACTAACTGGAAAGTAAACGACCAAGGTCAAGCAGAGAACTTAACTAAGGATGCATGGCAACCAGGCGCATTCTCACAAGCTTCTTTCTTTGAGTTATACCCAATTAAACCAGCTCCAGCAAATATGTATACAAACTTAAAAGCAGTTAATGACTCAGCTGAAGCATCTCCAGTAGTAGGTTTCGTACCAAAAGTTGATACTCTACAAACTGAAATCGCAGCTTGTCAATCAGTTATTGATAAACAATACAAATACATCCAAACAGGTAATGTTAAAGATGTAGATGCTACTGTTAAACAAATCAATGCTGATCTAAAAACAGCTGGTTATGATAAAATCATGGCTGAACTTCAAAAACAAGTTGACGCTTTTGTAAAAGCTAAATAG